DNA from Metabacillus flavus:
GACTCAAAAGCAATTTATGAACAGCGTGAATGCACTTCTTTATGCAGGTTCTGCACTCATTATATTTTTCGCGGGTAATTTGCTGGTATGGATTCTTTTACTTGCAGCGGGGTGGGCCGCGTATTACTTTTGGAGAAAGAGGCGTTCAGATTGAAGGAATAGACCGCTATTCCAATTGTCTACAGCTGCCTGATTCATGCTATAATGTAAAGGATGCTTATTAATTGGAGGATTTAGACTATGATTACCGTAAATAATGTCGGTTTGCGCTATGGTGACCGCAAACTGTTTGAAGATGTTAACATAAAATTTACCCCAGGCAACTGCTACGGCCTTATTGGAGCGAACGGAGCCGGAAAATCGACGTTTCTTAAAATTCTTTCCGGTGAGATTGAAGCTCAAAGCGGAGATGTCCACATGGGCCCGGGCGAACGTCTGGCCGTATTGAAGCAAAACCACTTTGAATATGAAGAGCACGAAGTATTAAAGGTTGTCATTATGGGGCATGAACGTCTGTATGCGGTCATGGAAGAAAAAGATGCCATCTACATGAAGGCAGATTTTTCTGATGAAGACGGTATGAAAGCTGCTGAGCTTGAAGGCGAATTTGCTGAGCTTAACGGGTGGGAAGCTGAGAGTGAAGCAGCCATATTACTTAAAGGTCTTGGAATTACAGAAGATCAGCATACAAAAACGATGGCTGAACTGACAGGCGGAGACAAGGTTAAAGTGCTTCTCGCTCAGGCTCTGTTCGGCAAGCCGGACGTTCTTCTTCTGGATGAGCCTACCAACCACTTGGATCTTAAAGCGATCAACTGGCTTGAAGAGTTCCTTATTAACTTTGAAAACACTGTAATCGTCGTATCCCATGACAGACACTTCCTTAATAAGGTTTGTACGCATATTGCAGATTTGGATTTCGGCAAAATTCAGCTTTATGTAGGAAACTATGATTTCTGGTATGAATCAAGCCAGCTTGCACAGCGTATGGCTTCTGATGCCAATAAGAAAAAAGAAGAAAAAATCAAAGAGCTTCAAGCGTTTGTCGCGCGATTCAGCGCCAATGCGTCCAAATCAAAACAAGCAACCTCACGTAAGAAATTGCTTGATAAAATTTCTCTTGATGACATTCGTCCTTCTTCAAGGAAGTATCCTTACGTTCACTTTACGCCTGAGCGTGAAATTGGGAACGATTTGCTTCGCGTTGAGGGCATTTCAAAAACGATCGATGGTGTAAAAGTGCTCGACAATATAAGTTTTATCATGAATAAAGATGATAAAATTGCATTCACCGGCGCAGATGAAGTAGCGAAAACGACGCTGTTTAAAATTCTGATGGGTGAAATGGAAGCGGACAGCGGAACATACAAATGGGGAGTGACAACGTCTCAATCATATTTCCCAAAAGACAACAACGAGTATTTCGATAACAATGATCAAAATCTTGTTGATTGGCTAAGACAGTACTCCCCAAATGATCAAAGTGAAAGCTTCCTTCGCGGCTTCCTTGGCAGAATGCTGTTTTCAGGAGAAGAAGTACTGAAGAAGTCCAGCGTTCTATCCGGAGGAGAGAAAGTCCGCTGCATGCTTTCAAAAATGATGCTTAGCGGGTCAAACGTACTGATTATGGATGAACCAACCAACCACTTGGATCTTGAATCGATTACTGCCTTGAACAACGGCATGATCAACTTTAAAGGCTCCATGCTGTTTGCATCCCATGACCACCAGTTCGTTCAAACGATTGCGAATCGCATCATCGAGCTTACACCAAACGGAATGATCGACAAACAAATGACTTATGATGAATTCCTTGAAAACGCAGAGATTCAAAAACAGCTGCAGGAAATGTATGCATCTTAATAATGAATAAAAAAGGAGAAAAGGCTAACGCCCTTTCTCCTTTTTATTTTTCTCATATAATTCTCGTCCAGTTTTTCCGAAATAGGATACTAGGATAGATAGAACCGTATAAACGGATACCCAAATCGTAAACGTACTGTTAAAAACCGTCATGGTTAATGCGATTAGTACAACAAGGCTAATTACAGGCATAACCCAAATTTTTCTGAAAAACCATGAACCGGCGAGAGACAAAATCATCACCGCAAATGGAAGGATATACAACACGAGTGCAAATTCCAACTGAACCGCTCCTTTCCAGCTCTCTTGATTATAAAAGAAAATGAAAGCACCTGAAAGTTTTTTTCTCTTATAGAAGGGGAACATACGAAGGAGAAAGGATGATGAAAATGAGCGAAAAGATGAAGGCTGTAGGGCTGCATCACTATTTGCCAATTGAGAAAGATGAGAGCTTAGTAGATGAAACAGTGAATAAACCTACGCCAGGGGAAAGAGACATACTGGTGAAAATCCGGGCTGTTTCTGTTAATCCAGTTGACACCAAAGTACGCGGACCAAAAGAAGGCGAAGAAGAGGAACTGAAAATATTAGGCTGGGACGCAGCGGGTGTTGTTGAAGAAACCGGATCTGGAGTGACGATGTTCAAACCGGGTGACGAAGTATACTATGCCGGTTCAATCGCGAGGCAGGGAACGAACAGTGAATATCACCTGGTTGATGAGAGAATTGCAGCCCTCAAACCGGATCGTTTAACCTTTGAACAGGCAGCAGCTATGCCTTTAACCGGCCTGACAGCTTGGGAAGGCATGTTTGAAAGACTTGGAATCAGTAAAGATGCCAATGAGAATGCATCTAAATCCATTCTTATCATTGGCGCTGCTGGCGGAGTAGGCTCGATTGCTGTCCAGCTCGCTAAATGGGCCGGTCTGCATGTCATTGGAACGGCATCAAGACCTGAAACTGAAAAATGGGCGAAGGAGCATGGCGCAGATGAGACAATCAGCCATTATGAGCCGTTCAAAGAACAGCTTGAAGAAAAAGGATTGGATCAGCCTGACTATATCTTTTGCTTAAACAGTACGGATAAACACTGGGAAGCGATGATGGAAGCGATCGCGCCGCAAGGGAAGATCTGTTCAATTGTTGAAACGGGCACTCCAATTAATATTAGTTTGCTTCAGCAGAAAAGCGTCACATTCGTCATGGAGTTTATGTTTACTAAATCCCTTTTCGGAACAAAGGATATGCAGACCCAGCATGAAATCTTGTCCGAATTGGCGAAGCTTTTTGACCAGCAAAAATTAACCTCAACCTTAACGGAAACCATCGAGCCCTTTAATGCTGCTAGTTTGAGAAAAGCACATGAGAAGCTCGAGTCGGGAAAAACAATCGGCAAGATCGTTGTATCGGGGTTTGACTCTCATAAAAAATAACCCTCCGCCAGGAGGGTTATTTTTCTTCAAACCAGCTGTCAGTAA
Protein-coding regions in this window:
- a CDS encoding ABC-F family ATP-binding cassette domain-containing protein, with the protein product MITVNNVGLRYGDRKLFEDVNIKFTPGNCYGLIGANGAGKSTFLKILSGEIEAQSGDVHMGPGERLAVLKQNHFEYEEHEVLKVVIMGHERLYAVMEEKDAIYMKADFSDEDGMKAAELEGEFAELNGWEAESEAAILLKGLGITEDQHTKTMAELTGGDKVKVLLAQALFGKPDVLLLDEPTNHLDLKAINWLEEFLINFENTVIVVSHDRHFLNKVCTHIADLDFGKIQLYVGNYDFWYESSQLAQRMASDANKKKEEKIKELQAFVARFSANASKSKQATSRKKLLDKISLDDIRPSSRKYPYVHFTPEREIGNDLLRVEGISKTIDGVKVLDNISFIMNKDDKIAFTGADEVAKTTLFKILMGEMEADSGTYKWGVTTSQSYFPKDNNEYFDNNDQNLVDWLRQYSPNDQSESFLRGFLGRMLFSGEEVLKKSSVLSGGEKVRCMLSKMMLSGSNVLIMDEPTNHLDLESITALNNGMINFKGSMLFASHDHQFVQTIANRIIELTPNGMIDKQMTYDEFLENAEIQKQLQEMYAS
- a CDS encoding zinc-binding alcohol dehydrogenase family protein: MKAVGLHHYLPIEKDESLVDETVNKPTPGERDILVKIRAVSVNPVDTKVRGPKEGEEEELKILGWDAAGVVEETGSGVTMFKPGDEVYYAGSIARQGTNSEYHLVDERIAALKPDRLTFEQAAAMPLTGLTAWEGMFERLGISKDANENASKSILIIGAAGGVGSIAVQLAKWAGLHVIGTASRPETEKWAKEHGADETISHYEPFKEQLEEKGLDQPDYIFCLNSTDKHWEAMMEAIAPQGKICSIVETGTPINISLLQQKSVTFVMEFMFTKSLFGTKDMQTQHEILSELAKLFDQQKLTSTLTETIEPFNAASLRKAHEKLESGKTIGKIVVSGFDSHKK
- a CDS encoding DUF2651 family protein — protein: MEFALVLYILPFAVMILSLAGSWFFRKIWVMPVISLVVLIALTMTVFNSTFTIWVSVYTVLSILVSYFGKTGRELYEKNKKEKGR